TGATCGGGGAACATCGGTTGTTCCATCGCCCGCCAATTAATTGAGCACAAAATTTTGTTGACAGCTGTCGCGTGAGTATGAGCAACAAAATTAATCCCAGGCAGGGTTAGCAAATACGAATGGAAGAAGGTTTCAACTGAGGGTAAAAGATTAGTGCTTTGATCGCAGCGGCAGCCCAAAAGGGTTTCTTTGACCTGCTCATCATTCAAATTAGGTTGGTCGAGGGTTGGGATGATGCGGTCGAAGCGGCATTTCACAAACCCGTCTGCCTGTATTCCATTAAGCTGAAACCCGCTGGCCTTGATGCAGAATTCCTGATCATTAAGTTTCGCAGAGGTATTTCCCTCGCCCAAAATTACTAAATCCATATCCGGATGAGCCATCCGATTCGACATCATAATAAGTTGGTCAAGCATAGCATTATCGTCCATAATATTCCTTTCAATTTCGTTGTATTACCCATATTATGCAATAAGCAGAGCTATAGGTTCAACAGGTAGAAGGAGAAAGGCCGAATTCCAAAAATCT
This DNA window, taken from bacterium, encodes the following:
- a CDS encoding class II aldolase/adducin family protein — encoded protein: MDDNAMLDQLIMMSNRMAHPDMDLVILGEGNTSAKLNDQEFCIKASGFQLNGIQADGFVKCRFDRIIPTLDQPNLNDEQVKETLLGCRCDQSTNLLPSVETFFHSYLLTLPGINFVAHTHATAVNKILCSINWRAMEQPMFPDQIVNCGIAPCMIEFTDPGNALSKKLREKVEEYVHTYGVLPRMILMQNHGIISFGETAKAVEATTSMAVKTARILLGAMQMGGVHAFSHEIAQRIQDRPDEHYRQKLIDGLSRKEK